GGTAACTGCATTCATCCGACTGCTGTGactgaatgttatggaatcccTCCACGGATAGAGAGACCATACTGTACTTTTGATTCCCAGCTGTGGCTCAATCAATGCTATGGGAAActtggagctgtagtttcacaaggcctggAGCCTTCTTTCCCAAAGattgcaaaactacagttcccataatgAGTCATAGGAGTGAAAATGAGATGAGAGGTCGAATTGCATTCATTCGGCTGCCCTGGCTTaatgtgatgggatcctgggaggtgtagttttacaaggccttgagtcGACGCTGGCAAagattgcaaactacaactcccaggatcccatagcattggttCAATTCATTCTAGGTAGGCTTGtttggaattttgggagctgaagtccaaaacatctggacggccgaagtttgcccatgcttgatcccCAGGTGGGCATTCTTCATTTAGTGGGCGTGGCCTTCCCATCAGTGGGCGTGGCCTcatcagcattctctgctgaGTCATCCTTTAGCTGCCCATTTCTTGGCTGGCTCAATGGATGGGCTCCAGCCTCTTGCCTCATTCATCTTCTTGCTGCCCATTCATTGGTTGGCTCAACCAGTGGGTGTGGCCTCTCCATCTTCCTCTGCCCATTCATTGGCTGGCCTGGCAAGGTGGGCGTGGTCACTCCCTCTTTATAAACAAAGCTGGTCCACCTCTCTGCCCATTCTGCTACAGCCCAGCCATGGCACAGGTGAGCTTCCTGGCCTGTGCCCTCTCCTTCCTGCTCCTGGTGGTGCCCCCAGTGGGCACTGCAGAGGAGGTCCCCCGAGTGAAAATGCCCACCTCCAACCCCGAGGTCCAGAAGGCCGTGGCCTTGGTCGTCAAGTCCTACAACAGGCACACTGGCAGCGAGTATTATTTCAAGCCACAGAACATCCTGAACTCAGAGAGCCAGGTAAGGACACCAGAAGCACACCGGAAGACCAGGAATGGGAGACGTTTGGGTCCATTTGGAGGATTTTCCACCCTTTCACTCTCCAAAGGAACCCATTTTCCCAGTTAATCAATGGACATCGGAATATGGAGCCCAGACTCATAGCatcataaagttgaaagagaccacatgggccatctagtccatccccctgccatgcaggaaaagcacaatcaaagcatccctgacagatgaccatccagcctctgtttaaaagcctccaaggaaggagcttccactggactccgaggcagagagttccactgctggacagctcttctTAAagtcattgtattgtcaaaggctttcatggccgaaatcactgggttgttttaggtttttcaggctgtatggccatgttctagaagcattctctcctgacgttttgcctgcatctgtggcaagcatcctcagaggttgtgaagcccAAAACTCCtggcacaatttgagaaacactgatatagatttatattatttttcttccattctaagacatTCTAATTCCATTCTAATTTCAGTACTACCAACAGAAACACACACAggattgttgtgggttttctcaggctatatggccatggtcgagaggcattctcttctgacgttttgcttgcatctgtggcaagcatcctcagaggtagtgaggtctgttggaactaggaaaaagggtttatatatctgtggaaggaccagggtgagacaaaggactcttgtctgctggagtaggtgtgaatgtttcaactgaccaccttgattagcatataatggcctgacagtgcctagagcaaacttttgttgagaggtgattaggctctaggcactgtcagaccattatatgctaatcaaggtggtcagttgaaacattcacagctagctccagcagacaagagtcctttgtcccaccctggtcattccacagatatataaacccatttttcctacttccaacagacctcactacctctgaggatgcttgccatagatgcaggcgaaatgtcaggagagaatgcctctagaccgtggccatacagcccaaaaaaacttacaacaacccagtgattccagccatgaaagccttcgacaatacattgaaacacacacacacatatgctatatatatatagcactTGTGattctcacaacctccgaggatgatcagcaagtttagcagctcaccgatataacccactgcgccaccagtggttccaattataaaataatatagtataatatagtataatacagtaatactaataattataatatagtaatactaatatattattttttgtgtgtgtcaggagcaacttgagaaactgcaagtcgctttcgGTGTaacagaattggctgtctgcaaggacgttgcccagggcacgcccggatgtttttgatgttttaccatccttctgggaggcttctctcatgtccttgcatggggagctggagctgagagagggagctcatccacgctctccccagattcgaacctccaacctgtcggtcttcagtcctgccagcacaagggtttaacccattgcgccaccaggggatcctgtcagactggatgacctttggggatcccttccaactctattattctgtttaTTGTTGCCTTATTTACAGGGCGAATCAGGACGATGCACGACAGTCCCGCAAAGCATTCCAACAATATGGATTAACAATCCGATTTCCAAACCGTTCCATGTAAAGCCAAGAAAGAAATGGCCCATGCttgaatgttattttattttccttccccagGCGGTGGAGGGCATCAAATACTTCCTGACCATCGTACTGgcacaaacaaaatgcaaaaagagGAAGATGTATGAACTGCAAGAAGCGCAACTGAAAAAGTGTAAATTTTTCCCTGAAGCCAAACAGAAGGTGAGTGGACttaggtatgggccaacttcggccctccaggtgttttggactccaactcccacaattcctaacagccgataggctgttaggaattgtgtggagttgaagtccaaaacacctggagaaccaatgTTTTCATGAGCCAGATTTGGAAGAAATCTTTGGACTTGACGTCACACTGGGTTGTGCTATTTTCTCCCTTTATCATTTACACTGTAagcgaatgcagtttgacactttaactactatggctcaatggtGTGtaaccctggaagttgtagtttcacaaaaatTTTGGGCTTCACTGACAAAGGGTCTTCTTCTGGACCAATAGTTTGGCACCCCTATTCAGCAtactgtgtgaaaaagatcttggcgtcctcgtggacaacaagttaaacatgagccaacaatgtcatgcggcggctgaaaaagccaatgggattttggcctgcatacataggagtctagtgtctagatctagggaagtcatgctacccatgctgtattctgccttggttggaccacacatggaatattgtatccaattctgggcaccacaattgaagagagatattgacaagctggaacgtatCCAGAGGAAGGGCACAtaaaatgagcaagggtctggagaacaaccctatgaagagcggcttaaagagctgggcatgtttagcctgcagaagagaagactaaaggagactaaaaggagacatgatgagggccgagtataaatatgtgaggggaagtcataaagaggagggaggcttgttttctgctgccctggagacttgcaatggcttcaaactacaggaaaggagattccacctgaacacgaggaagaacttcctgacagtgagagctgttcagcagtggaactctctgccctgaagtgtggtggaggctccttctttggaggcagtttattgaagaatatatataggAAAAGGAGTAAGAATGGTAAAAAAAACAATATAGTCCCAAGATAAAGGATAGACCATGAGTTTCAAGACACAATGCAAAACATAAGATTCAAAGGGACAAAATCCATAGAACAAGGCAGCataaaaatccaatacacagatctggaacctggcaaaacttggtacatgaagcTAAGAAGACTTGGAAACAAGGTCGTCATGAAATTCCAATGTTGACCTGACTGAGGCAATTGTTTCCTgtgtatcaatataaagcttttcctgaccccagaactgaaaggaaagcatttcttttgcccttacaaccagattagtgttgggttgttgttggtttttcgggttatgtggccatgttctaggagggactgcttctagaacatggccgtatagcccggaaaacctacaacaacccagtgattccagccatgaaagtttcGACAATACACAGGTAAgtgtttcttatctctcttttcctgcaaacGAATTGACCTTCATTGTGCCTGAGAACTttgcctctgtttacaaaagtcttgctttCTGTCTTCActcttctgcacctgacaaatcatcttcagaagacagtttctcagataAAACCTgttgagggcctctcccaggaatgtgaccttgtgaatcttcatgAGACACCTCGGGCCTCTCGTCtgggcttaactcaggcccaggcaaaccctcatccccattgccagCAGACCTAGGGCCAGAAAACccttcatccccattcccatcatgaacatcagacacaatcagaggctgaactacaacacaggTGCAGAAGTTGaaaaatgccaaaatacctctatGTGTCTGTATGTCTGTCTTGTAGATCTAaaaacaacattgaatgtttgccatgtatgtgtacattgtaatctgccctgagtcctctacGGAGTGAGAAGAgtagaatagaaatactgtaaataaataaaaaaaatatatagtgccttcccaaactacaaattccaggatttttaGAAAGATAAGGCCCTAAAACGCTATCATAATCTATAAATTTTGCAGTGTGAGTGGtcctttctcctctccctggGGGAAAGGAGAAATCTAGGGTGAGAGTGCAGCCTTGAAagaggtatgtgtgtgtattcttcACTTGTTAGACCAGACttcttaaaattattttaatattctgCGCAATATTTCTCTTTCGCCTTCAGAAACACACCTGCGAATTCGAGGTCTGGATGAACGAGAAGCAAACCAGCGCAGGAATTCAACCGTGGACGCGTCAGAGTTGGCGGTGCCCCTAGAAGCTTCTGTGGGGgttggtaaatgtaaataaacagaagctttgcCATAGTtcctgaaccaaaatataccctgcagtataaataaagtgtcaCTTGGGCTTGTGTAAaaagtaacagtaactttacttcaattcaaaaggtcaaacagggCGACAATACATACAGCCGTTTCTCTGAattcacacagcaaacagagggaataagctgtccttttaaacagtctttaaaatatgcttaatgccttagaaatgatcgggcttcagagagttggcagccatttccttcctggctgtttccagtcagcgctctcttcactctccgagGTAAAAGTGacagttaaaac
This genomic interval from Anolis sagrei isolate rAnoSag1 chromosome 2, rAnoSag1.mat, whole genome shotgun sequence contains the following:
- the LOC132766160 gene encoding cystatin-like, which gives rise to MAQVSFLACALSFLLLVVPPVGTAEEVPRVKMPTSNPEVQKAVALVVKSYNRHTGSEYYFKPQNILNSESQAVEGIKYFLTIVLAQTKCKKRKMYELQEAQLKKCKFFPEAKQKKHTCEFEVWMNEKQTSAGIQPWTRQSWRCP